In Desulfonatronum thiosulfatophilum, a genomic segment contains:
- a CDS encoding type II toxin-antitoxin system HicB family antitoxin codes for MMNVMTYRGYTASMDFDPEDKIIVGRVLDISDIITFHAESVGEFESIFHSAIDDYLVACEQLGSLPEKPASGRLMLRIAPMVHAAALKAAARSGTSLNKWAEHVLHSASRSGRA; via the coding sequence ATGATGAACGTCATGACGTATCGCGGCTACACGGCAAGCATGGACTTTGACCCTGAGGACAAAATCATTGTTGGCAGGGTTCTTGATATTTCTGATATTATTACCTTTCATGCGGAATCGGTGGGAGAATTTGAATCCATTTTTCATTCTGCCATCGATGATTACCTGGTCGCTTGCGAGCAGCTTGGCAGCTTACCGGAAAAACCGGCCAGCGGCCGACTCATGCTGCGAATCGCGCCCATGGTTCATGCCGCGGCATTGAAAGCCGCCGCCCGAAGCGGAACCAGCCTGAACAAATGGGCCGAACATGTTCTGCATTCAGCAAGCCGAT
- the corA gene encoding magnesium/cobalt transporter CorA, which translates to MKSMFIKSRHAKVGAAPGTLVHVGEQRTDMTTVRVMAYDAAEVKSSALLHITENIPLPPEKGVLWINVDGLHQIEVIKKLGHHFDVPALVLEDVLNTDHRPKLEIHDDFLFIVVKMLVREPVSSSFRTEQLSLILGDTFLLSFQELDGDVFDPVRTRINDSKGRIRASGPDYLAYALLDAVVDNYFMVLENISTELETLEESLLTDPSPSDLQRFYRLRREAILLRRVIWPVREALAGLMRDESARINPETRVFFRDIHDHAVQAMDIVESLRDLASSLLELHLSRNSQRMNETIKVLTLIATIFIPLTFIAGVYGMNFDVMPELHWTWGYPLILLFMLGVAVLMLFYFKRKKWL; encoded by the coding sequence ATGAAAAGCATGTTCATCAAAAGCCGACACGCCAAGGTCGGTGCCGCGCCGGGCACACTGGTCCACGTGGGCGAACAAAGGACGGACATGACCACGGTGCGGGTTATGGCCTATGATGCTGCTGAAGTTAAGTCCTCCGCGCTCCTCCACATCACCGAAAACATTCCCTTGCCCCCGGAAAAAGGAGTCTTGTGGATCAATGTCGACGGCCTGCACCAGATAGAGGTGATCAAAAAACTGGGCCACCATTTCGACGTGCCCGCTTTGGTTCTGGAAGATGTTCTGAACACGGACCACCGTCCTAAACTGGAGATCCACGATGATTTCCTGTTCATCGTCGTCAAGATGCTGGTGCGTGAACCAGTCAGCAGCTCTTTCCGTACCGAACAGCTCAGCTTGATCCTCGGGGATACCTTCCTGTTGTCCTTCCAGGAATTGGACGGAGACGTCTTTGACCCGGTGCGCACGCGCATCAACGACAGCAAAGGGCGCATCCGCGCCAGCGGACCTGACTATCTCGCCTACGCTCTGTTGGACGCAGTGGTGGACAATTATTTTATGGTTTTGGAAAACATCAGTACGGAACTGGAAACCCTGGAGGAATCTCTGCTCACCGATCCATCCCCGAGCGATTTGCAACGCTTCTATCGCTTGCGGCGAGAAGCGATTCTGCTGCGTCGGGTCATCTGGCCGGTGCGCGAAGCGCTTGCCGGATTGATGCGCGATGAGTCCGCTCGGATCAATCCGGAAACCCGCGTGTTTTTTCGTGATATTCATGACCACGCCGTCCAGGCCATGGACATTGTGGAGAGCCTTCGAGACCTGGCATCCAGCCTTCTGGAGCTGCATCTGTCCCGGAACAGCCAGCGAATGAACGAAACCATCAAGGTCCTCACGCTGATCGCGACCATCTTCATTCCACTGACCTTCATTGCCGGTGTTTACGGCATGAATTTTGATGTCATGCCTGAATTGCACTGGACCTGGGGCTATCCCCTGATTTTGCTGTTCATGCTCGGGGTGGCCGTATTGATGCTCTTCTATTTCAAGCGCAAAAAATGGCTGTAG
- a CDS encoding type II toxin-antitoxin system HicA family toxin, whose amino-acid sequence MNSKHRKTLEAIRADPVNGNIDWSRIEALLAALGCRIVEGAGSSVTFEREGHRATFHRPHPGREALRYRIKAVREYLDRLEVES is encoded by the coding sequence ATGAACAGCAAGCATCGAAAGACGCTTGAGGCGATTCGCGCCGACCCCGTCAATGGGAACATAGACTGGTCACGCATCGAGGCCTTGTTGGCGGCACTTGGGTGTCGGATCGTCGAAGGCGCGGGCTCTTCGGTTACTTTCGAGCGCGAAGGTCACAGGGCCACTTTTCATCGTCCCCATCCGGGCAGGGAAGCGTTGCGCTATCGCATCAAGGCCGTCCGGGAATACCTTGATCGTTTGGAGGTGGAATCATGA
- a CDS encoding ABC transporter substrate-binding protein: MSKHSLLLTMLITCTALFCSASPASAQPWRVGTWKTAQTYQPYFYEQFSEGQEVRVFPFTNPADQKAALLAGSLDMTGTTLAHAIASASRGEPIVIVAALCNKSSALVVGKDSSVQEVRDLKGLRIGYVPGTMHEILLREVLARNGLDSRRDVSLVRVDFFDMGLALARNDIDAFLSGEPFPSLAVHQGYGRILAHPYFDDSIGPINAAMIVARRTVEQRPDLVQRMVDVHVRATKHLLDNEEEWLQAAADFGTPLEVLRLAAENIELAWEMNETFIRQVAALGRRMLELGLIEREPDYDRLIDPRFVARFAAE; this comes from the coding sequence ATGTCCAAACATTCGCTTCTCCTGACGATGCTTATCACCTGCACGGCACTGTTCTGCTCCGCCTCACCCGCGTCGGCCCAGCCTTGGCGGGTCGGCACCTGGAAAACCGCCCAGACCTACCAGCCGTACTTCTACGAACAATTCTCGGAAGGACAGGAGGTGCGCGTCTTTCCCTTTACCAATCCGGCGGATCAGAAGGCGGCCCTGCTGGCCGGCAGCCTGGACATGACCGGCACGACCCTGGCCCATGCCATTGCCTCGGCCTCCCGGGGCGAGCCCATAGTGATCGTGGCCGCGCTGTGCAACAAGAGTTCGGCTCTGGTTGTCGGAAAGGATTCGTCGGTTCAGGAAGTGAGGGACCTCAAGGGCTTGCGCATTGGCTATGTGCCTGGAACCATGCATGAGATTCTGCTTCGGGAAGTTCTGGCGCGCAACGGCCTGGATTCGCGCCGGGACGTTTCCCTGGTCCGGGTGGATTTTTTCGACATGGGCCTGGCTCTGGCCCGGAACGACATCGACGCCTTCCTGTCCGGCGAACCCTTTCCATCCCTGGCCGTGCATCAGGGCTATGGACGAATCCTGGCTCATCCCTATTTCGACGATTCCATCGGCCCCATCAACGCCGCAATGATCGTTGCCCGCAGGACCGTGGAGCAGCGTCCCGACCTCGTTCAGCGAATGGTCGACGTCCACGTCAGGGCCACGAAGCATCTCCTGGACAATGAGGAAGAGTGGCTGCAGGCGGCTGCCGACTTCGGGACCCCCCTGGAAGTGCTGCGCCTCGCCGCGGAGAACATCGAGCTGGCTTGGGAAATGAATGAAACCTTCATCCGTCAGGTCGCGGCCCTGGGCCGACGGATGCTGGAACTGGGGCTTATCGAGCGGGAGCCGGACTACGACCGGCTGATTGATCCGCGTTTTGTGGCTCGGTTTGCCGCGGAGTAG
- a CDS encoding radical SAM protein, whose translation MTMKLSPKVAEILRKSQDFEELDQEEIVFLLRLDLCSAETYAVMHAANALSRATFGTKGERHLHIGLNVEPCRFDCLFCSLTRTAGIFTEAVEFSIEQVLEWARNGQSKGADGMNIMTTGFYPFEKLLDMGRLLRREVRVPLVANTRDISHKEGEALLEAGFVGCYHAIRLGEGRDTPFSPEKRRQTIQVFKDVGLLWMNCIEPVGPEHSHEEIAGLMLLARRMGATYSGVMRRINFPGSPMEQHGMITEREMARMVAVSRLVMGNVPRAHCTHEPHTASLMAGANLFFPEVGSSPRDLQADSAKGRGSDLDACAAILREMNLDPLLPSNCFTAAPHAFSDKPAGCGGQVAE comes from the coding sequence ATGACCATGAAGCTGTCCCCGAAAGTCGCGGAAATTCTTCGCAAGTCCCAGGATTTTGAGGAGCTTGATCAGGAGGAAATCGTTTTCCTGCTGCGACTGGACCTGTGTTCCGCGGAAACCTACGCCGTGATGCATGCGGCCAATGCTCTTTCCCGGGCCACGTTCGGAACCAAGGGCGAGCGGCATTTGCATATCGGGCTGAACGTGGAGCCCTGCCGGTTCGACTGTCTGTTCTGCTCCCTGACCCGCACGGCCGGCATCTTCACCGAAGCCGTGGAGTTCAGCATCGAGCAGGTCCTGGAGTGGGCGCGCAACGGGCAGAGCAAGGGCGCGGACGGCATGAACATCATGACCACCGGCTTCTATCCCTTTGAAAAGCTTCTTGACATGGGCCGACTGCTGCGCCGGGAAGTCCGCGTGCCCCTGGTGGCCAACACCAGGGACATCAGCCACAAGGAGGGCGAGGCTCTACTGGAAGCCGGTTTCGTGGGCTGCTATCACGCCATCCGTCTGGGGGAGGGAAGGGACACGCCGTTCTCTCCGGAAAAGCGCAGGCAGACCATCCAGGTATTCAAGGACGTGGGGTTGCTGTGGATGAACTGCATCGAGCCCGTGGGGCCGGAGCACAGCCATGAGGAAATCGCTGGCCTGATGCTTCTGGCCCGCCGGATGGGGGCCACCTATTCCGGGGTGATGCGCCGGATCAATTTTCCAGGCTCGCCCATGGAGCAGCACGGGATGATCACCGAGAGGGAAATGGCCCGCATGGTCGCCGTCAGCCGGCTGGTGATGGGCAACGTGCCCCGCGCTCATTGCACCCATGAACCCCATACAGCCTCGCTGATGGCCGGCGCCAACCTCTTTTTTCCCGAGGTCGGCTCCAGCCCCCGGGACCTGCAAGCCGATTCGGCCAAGGGCCGCGGCTCCGACCTGGACGCCTGCGCCGCAATCCTGCGGGAAATGAACCTGGACCCGCTGCTGCCCTCGAACTGCTTCACCGCCGCGCCGCATGCCTTTTCCGACAAACCCGCCGGGTGCGGCGGACAGGTCGCGGAATAA
- a CDS encoding DUF362 domain-containing protein gives MDRKEAVRRALRLTPPPDLTGKKVLIKPNFNTADPAPGSTHNDTLATLIDEIWERGAREVIIGERSGPPVTQEVMREKGIFELAEEKGVRIVNFDLLKEDELVHFQDDRLHWKDGFLVPKVLYDVDHIIAVGCLKTHQFNGVFTMALKLAVGIIPREGTTYMRELHGSPDMRKMIAEINLAYRPDLFIIDGVEAFTSGGPATGQRVDAGTTLCSRDPVAIDAVGVSILKHLGSTPGIMNIPVFQQEQIARAAEIGLGASVPDQIRLVTDEPGQDNLIKELETILRS, from the coding sequence ATGGACCGCAAGGAAGCGGTTCGCCGGGCGCTCCGGCTGACTCCCCCGCCGGACCTGACTGGAAAGAAAGTCCTGATCAAGCCGAATTTCAATACGGCTGATCCTGCGCCGGGGTCCACTCATAACGACACGCTGGCGACTTTGATTGACGAAATTTGGGAGCGAGGGGCTCGGGAAGTGATTATCGGCGAACGGAGCGGGCCGCCGGTAACCCAGGAAGTGATGCGGGAAAAGGGGATCTTTGAACTTGCCGAGGAAAAGGGCGTCCGGATCGTCAATTTCGACCTTTTGAAAGAGGATGAGCTGGTCCATTTTCAGGATGATCGGCTGCACTGGAAAGACGGCTTTCTCGTCCCCAAGGTGCTCTACGACGTGGATCACATCATTGCCGTCGGATGCTTGAAGACGCATCAGTTCAACGGCGTCTTCACCATGGCCCTCAAACTGGCCGTAGGCATCATCCCCAGGGAAGGCACCACCTATATGCGCGAACTGCACGGATCCCCCGACATGCGCAAGATGATCGCCGAAATCAACCTGGCCTACCGTCCGGATCTGTTCATCATCGACGGGGTGGAAGCGTTCACCAGCGGCGGTCCGGCTACCGGGCAGCGCGTCGATGCCGGAACGACCCTCTGCTCACGAGATCCGGTGGCCATTGATGCGGTGGGCGTGAGCATTCTCAAGCACTTGGGCTCGACACCCGGCATCATGAACATCCCGGTTTTTCAGCAAGAACAGATCGCCCGCGCCGCCGAGATCGGACTCGGAGCATCCGTTCCGGATCAGATTCGACTGGTGACCGATGAACCCGGGCAGGACAACCTGATCAAGGAGCTCGAAACAATCCTGCGCAGCTGA
- a CDS encoding PAS domain-containing sensor histidine kinase, whose amino-acid sequence MAQKQTSEVPPAQADFPDAKDILDHAPVGIFKTTPEGRFLYANRAFAEMLGYAAPQDLMNSVQDIAAELLADPKYGLSLSNLLAAEGIVRNFESEHIRKDGTRFWALMNIRTVYAEDGSVSHYQGFVNDDTARKNAEHAQKKCEKQYRLMFLNAPMPYQALDEQGNFLEVNQTFLDVLGYSRDELVGKNFGDFLHPDWKDHFRENFPRFKAVGEVLGVEFEMIKKDGSTILIFLNGKIQHDEHGRFLRTHCIFQDVTKQKQAENDLRVSEERFRLSMDATSDGVWDWDIQTGQVYYSPGYARILGYDSTDIPTHVNSWLDLIHSEDREEAFKRNLDCIENRIESFAVEFRMRSRDGAWKWILGRGRAASRDASGRATRMIGTHQDITERKRAEKEIRRIKTMLERAGSMALFGGWSVDVAEGRLYVSGQAAEIYRVEPGETLTLEEAIERYVPEWREAVGEAFTKCVKEGLPFDMEVEIINKRDNRIWIRKSGEAIRNESGEIIRLEGAMQDITDRVQDKEALVRNNQQLQKALDEKDKFFSIIAHDLKSPLAGFMALTKMLTEEFTTLPLKDLRQMIYELAQATETMFNLLKNLLEWSLMQRGLLTYNPVICLLADPIEHIVELFQTTAGNKNVVLQSELDQNLLVCADMQMLNTIIRNLISNAIKFSMSGGTIFISAVRDKDMAVVTVQDNGVGMDEEHLSNLFILTRKKSLRGTQGELGTGLGLLLCKDFVAKHGGRIWVESQPGKGSTFSFALPLADG is encoded by the coding sequence ATGGCCCAAAAGCAAACCTCGGAAGTACCTCCCGCTCAAGCAGACTTTCCTGACGCCAAAGACATCCTGGACCACGCACCTGTCGGCATCTTCAAGACAACACCGGAGGGACGTTTTCTCTATGCCAATCGGGCCTTTGCGGAGATGCTCGGATATGCAGCACCGCAGGACCTGATGAACTCGGTCCAGGACATTGCCGCTGAATTGCTTGCTGATCCCAAGTACGGCCTTTCTCTCTCCAACCTGTTGGCGGCTGAAGGAATAGTCAGAAACTTTGAAAGCGAGCATATTCGGAAGGACGGCACCCGTTTCTGGGCATTGATGAACATTCGAACGGTCTATGCGGAAGACGGGAGCGTTTCGCATTATCAAGGCTTTGTTAACGACGACACCGCTCGCAAAAATGCCGAGCACGCCCAAAAAAAATGTGAAAAGCAATACCGCCTGATGTTCCTGAACGCTCCAATGCCGTATCAGGCGCTGGACGAACAGGGAAACTTTTTGGAGGTGAATCAAACTTTTCTTGATGTGCTGGGATATTCGCGAGATGAATTGGTTGGCAAAAATTTCGGTGATTTTCTTCATCCGGACTGGAAAGATCATTTCAGAGAAAACTTTCCTCGATTCAAGGCTGTTGGTGAAGTCCTCGGCGTTGAATTCGAGATGATCAAGAAGGATGGCTCAACTATCCTCATTTTTCTTAATGGCAAAATCCAACATGACGAACATGGACGGTTCCTGAGAACACATTGCATTTTTCAGGACGTGACCAAGCAGAAGCAGGCCGAAAATGATTTGCGGGTGAGCGAGGAACGGTTCAGATTAAGCATGGATGCCACAAGTGATGGGGTGTGGGATTGGGATATTCAAACCGGTCAAGTCTACTATAGTCCGGGGTATGCCAGAATTCTCGGATATGATTCCACTGATATTCCTACACATGTGAATTCATGGCTCGATCTGATCCACTCCGAAGACAGGGAGGAAGCCTTTAAAAGAAACTTAGATTGCATTGAAAACCGTATTGAGTCCTTTGCCGTCGAATTTCGCATGCGATCCAGGGATGGAGCATGGAAATGGATTTTGGGACGTGGCCGTGCGGCGTCCAGGGATGCATCAGGTCGGGCAACTCGCATGATAGGCACCCATCAGGATATCACCGAACGCAAGCGAGCCGAAAAAGAAATCCGACGTATCAAGACCATGCTGGAGCGGGCCGGGAGCATGGCCTTGTTCGGCGGTTGGAGCGTGGATGTCGCGGAAGGAAGGCTTTATGTCAGCGGCCAAGCCGCTGAGATATACAGAGTGGAGCCGGGTGAAACCCTTACTCTGGAAGAGGCCATCGAACGATATGTGCCGGAGTGGCGGGAAGCCGTAGGGGAGGCTTTTACCAAATGCGTGAAGGAAGGCCTGCCTTTTGATATGGAAGTGGAAATCATCAACAAGAGAGACAACCGCATCTGGATCCGCAAGTCCGGCGAGGCAATCCGCAATGAATCCGGCGAGATCATCCGTCTTGAAGGCGCCATGCAGGACATCACGGACCGGGTCCAGGACAAGGAGGCTCTGGTTCGGAACAATCAGCAGCTGCAAAAGGCTTTGGACGAAAAGGACAAGTTCTTCTCCATCATTGCCCACGACCTGAAAAGCCCCCTGGCCGGCTTCATGGCCTTGACCAAAATGCTGACGGAGGAGTTCACCACTCTGCCTTTGAAGGATCTGCGGCAGATGATCTATGAACTGGCGCAGGCCACGGAGACCATGTTCAATCTGCTGAAAAATCTGCTGGAATGGTCACTGATGCAGCGGGGGCTGCTGACCTACAATCCCGTGATCTGCCTGCTGGCGGATCCGATTGAACACATTGTCGAGCTGTTCCAGACCACCGCGGGAAACAAGAACGTCGTCCTGCAGAGCGAGCTGGACCAGAACCTTCTTGTTTGCGCGGACATGCAGATGCTCAATACCATTATCCGCAACCTGATCTCCAATGCCATCAAGTTCAGCATGAGCGGCGGAACCATCTTCATTTCCGCTGTCAGGGACAAGGACATGGCGGTTGTCACCGTCCAGGACAACGGAGTCGGCATGGACGAGGAACACCTGTCCAATCTGTTCATTTTGACCCGGAAAAAATCCTTACGGGGCACGCAAGGCGAGCTGGGCACTGGCCTGGGACTCCTGCTGTGCAAGGATTTCGTCGCAAAGCACGGCGGTCGAATCTGGGTGGAAAGCCAACCCGGCAAGGGAAGCACGTTCTCCTTCGCGCTGCCGCTTGCGGACGGGTAA
- a CDS encoding PAS domain S-box protein, with product MFKPKIPNVDFDFVPAFDLQNIFDNAPIGIFTSTPEGRLLSINPAMADMFGYDSPEEMIVSVTNISEQLYADPDDRKELIRRLEENGEVTNYECRMLRRDGSVVWFSRNVRVIKGEGGRIVAFQGFTTDISERKLAEQREQKNEDRFRLMFMNAPMPYQSLDEQGNFLEVNQTFLDVLGYSRDELIGRNFGDFLHPDWKDHFKENFPRFKAVGEVLGVEFEMIKKDGSTILVYFTGKIQRDDLGRFERTHCIFQDITGRRQIEQALRESEQSFRTLIEGSPDIILRFDRMGRHLFASPNIESVTGMPSAEFIGKTHKELGFDEQMCAYWEEKLRQVFDHGEEIETDFEYNFGDRKIIFNWRLIPERKGKAIHTVLSISRDITRTKLAEEALQESEEKYHSLFNSMTELVVIHQMVFDEHGEAMNYKIINCNPAFTAITGIQREDALGGLATDVYRTETAPYLSEYTRVVLEGDPCRFNTYYEPMEKHFEIKAVNLENNFFATIASDVTNQKMAEQEIREKSSLLEGVLDNIPDIMSVKRPDLSVVRYNKAGYSLLNMNQKQVRGKKCFELIGRKMPCQPCTTLEAIHTKKIAALETYSPEMNMHLSCRANPILNEDGEVEYTVELLQDITNQKRAEEALLVAKKQAEAASKSKSEFLANMSHEIRTPINGIMGMMQLLDTTVLDEDQQQYVHLAKISAERLNSLLSDILDLSRVEAGMLELHESEFSMTELQESIIGLFSVTAKEKGLALECLMDPALPQRVIGDAARLRQILFNLVGNSLKYSDSGTVTVEMEPIKSWQEGACRVLFSVTDTGIGIPEDRVGDLFKPFVQVEGSYTRKYQGAGLGLAIVKRLVDLMDGRLCIESLEGQGTKFHIAFYFKLPFAKDPSRSIEASSPSSRLCLSILLVEDEPSNSFPTRKLLEKLGHKVTLAENGKQALDFIATHDFDFILMDIQMPVMNGIEATMFIRSSTDLGPKKDIPIIALTAYAMTGDRENFRKAGMNNYLAKPVMKDDLERMLEWVAVQSLGLKPVGPKSPV from the coding sequence GTGTTCAAGCCAAAAATCCCCAATGTCGATTTCGATTTTGTTCCTGCATTTGATCTCCAGAATATTTTCGATAACGCACCCATAGGCATTTTCACCTCCACCCCCGAAGGGCGGTTACTCTCTATCAACCCGGCCATGGCTGATATGTTTGGCTATGATTCACCAGAAGAGATGATCGTATCAGTCACGAACATCAGTGAGCAGCTTTATGCTGATCCAGATGACCGCAAGGAATTAATCCGGAGGTTGGAAGAGAACGGCGAGGTGACCAACTATGAATGTCGAATGCTCCGGCGTGACGGCAGCGTGGTCTGGTTTTCCAGAAATGTCCGTGTAATCAAAGGAGAAGGTGGACGTATCGTAGCATTTCAAGGCTTCACTACTGATATCTCCGAACGCAAACTTGCGGAACAAAGAGAGCAAAAAAATGAAGATCGATTTCGGTTGATGTTCATGAACGCCCCCATGCCCTACCAGTCGCTGGACGAACAGGGAAACTTTCTGGAGGTGAATCAAACATTTCTTGATGTGCTGGGATATTCGCGAGATGAATTGATTGGCAGAAATTTCGGCGATTTTCTTCATCCGGACTGGAAAGATCATTTCAAGGAAAACTTTCCTCGGTTCAAGGCTGTTGGTGAAGTTCTCGGAGTTGAATTCGAGATGATCAAGAAGGATGGTTCAACCATTCTCGTCTACTTCACCGGCAAGATCCAACGTGATGACCTGGGTAGATTTGAAAGAACGCATTGTATTTTTCAGGACATCACTGGACGCAGACAAATTGAGCAAGCTTTGCGTGAAAGTGAGCAGAGTTTTCGAACCCTCATTGAAGGGTCGCCGGATATTATACTACGTTTTGATCGCATGGGCAGGCATTTATTTGCTTCTCCAAACATCGAATCTGTGACAGGTATGCCTTCGGCGGAGTTTATCGGTAAGACACACAAGGAACTCGGTTTTGACGAACAAATGTGCGCTTACTGGGAGGAAAAGCTTAGACAAGTTTTTGATCATGGGGAGGAAATTGAAACAGATTTCGAATATAATTTCGGGGATCGTAAAATCATCTTCAACTGGCGCCTCATTCCCGAACGGAAAGGTAAAGCTATTCACACCGTTCTCTCCATCAGTCGAGACATTACCAGAACCAAGCTGGCCGAGGAGGCCCTGCAAGAAAGCGAAGAGAAATACCATTCCCTGTTTAATTCCATGACGGAATTAGTGGTGATTCACCAAATGGTTTTTGATGAGCATGGTGAAGCAATGAATTACAAGATAATTAACTGCAATCCTGCCTTTACCGCGATAACCGGCATACAGCGTGAAGATGCCCTGGGCGGACTCGCGACGGACGTATATCGGACGGAAACCGCGCCCTACCTCAGCGAGTACACAAGGGTGGTTTTGGAAGGCGATCCATGCCGCTTCAATACATATTATGAGCCTATGGAGAAACACTTTGAAATAAAAGCGGTCAACCTGGAGAATAATTTCTTTGCCACCATTGCGAGCGATGTCACAAATCAAAAAATGGCCGAACAGGAAATCAGGGAAAAATCTTCACTGCTTGAGGGCGTGTTGGACAATATTCCGGACATCATGAGCGTCAAGCGTCCTGACTTGAGCGTGGTGCGTTACAACAAGGCAGGCTATTCACTATTGAACATGAATCAGAAACAGGTTCGCGGTAAAAAATGTTTCGAACTTATAGGCCGTAAAATGCCGTGTCAGCCATGCACGACTCTGGAGGCAATACATACTAAAAAGATTGCTGCCCTGGAGACATATTCTCCTGAAATGAACATGCATCTGAGCTGTCGAGCCAATCCGATCCTCAACGAAGACGGTGAGGTCGAATATACGGTGGAATTGCTGCAGGACATTACCAACCAAAAGCGTGCTGAAGAGGCCCTGCTTGTAGCCAAGAAGCAGGCCGAGGCGGCCAGCAAGTCCAAGTCCGAGTTTTTGGCCAATATGAGCCATGAAATCCGTACGCCCATCAACGGCATCATGGGCATGATGCAGTTATTGGACACCACCGTCCTGGATGAGGATCAACAACAATATGTCCATTTGGCCAAAATCTCCGCCGAGCGCCTGAACAGCCTGTTGTCCGACATCCTGGATCTATCCAGAGTTGAGGCCGGGATGTTGGAACTCCATGAGTCCGAGTTCAGCATGACTGAACTGCAAGAATCAATCATCGGTCTCTTCAGCGTCACAGCCAAAGAAAAAGGCTTGGCTCTGGAGTGCTTAATGGACCCGGCTCTTCCGCAACGGGTGATCGGAGATGCAGCCCGGTTGCGACAAATACTGTTCAACCTTGTTGGCAATTCCTTGAAGTACAGCGACAGCGGAACGGTTACCGTGGAAATGGAGCCGATTAAGTCTTGGCAAGAGGGGGCCTGCAGGGTTCTTTTCTCCGTAACCGACACGGGCATCGGCATCCCCGAAGACAGAGTGGGCGACCTGTTCAAGCCGTTCGTGCAGGTGGAAGGCTCGTACACTCGAAAATACCAGGGCGCGGGACTCGGGCTGGCCATTGTAAAGCGACTTGTTGACCTTATGGATGGGCGTCTGTGCATCGAAAGCCTGGAGGGCCAAGGAACCAAATTCCATATCGCTTTTTACTTCAAATTACCTTTTGCAAAAGATCCGAGTCGGTCCATTGAGGCGTCGTCTCCGTCTTCGAGATTATGCTTGAGTATCCTTTTAGTCGAAGATGAACCGTCGAATTCCTTTCCAACCCGTAAACTGCTTGAAAAACTCGGCCACAAGGTAACTCTTGCCGAGAACGGCAAACAGGCCCTGGATTTTATCGCGACGCATGACTTCGACTTTATTCTGATGGACATTCAGATGCCGGTGATGAACGGCATCGAAGCCACCATGTTCATTCGCTCATCCACCGATCTCGGTCCCAAAAAAGATATCCCCATTATCGCCCTGACAGCCTATGCCATGACAGGTGACCGGGAAAATTTTCGCAAGGCCGGGATGAACAATTATTTGGCCAAGCCAGTCATGAAGGATGATTTGGAGAGAATGCTGGAGTGGGTTGCTGTTCAATCTTTGGGATTGAAGCCTGTAGGCCCGAAATCTCCTGTTTAA
- a CDS encoding sensor histidine kinase produces the protein MFNAVKFTSRGGEIVISAQQEEQVVAMTIQDNGIGMNQSMLSAIFSLKKENRQLGTEGEKGIGLGLVLCKQFIEQHGGQIWVESTPGLGTAVSFTLPVGNG, from the coding sequence CTGTTTAATGCGGTTAAGTTCACCAGTCGGGGCGGAGAGATTGTCATTTCTGCCCAACAGGAAGAGCAGGTTGTCGCCATGACGATTCAGGATAACGGCATCGGAATGAATCAAAGCATGTTGTCCGCCATTTTTTCCCTGAAGAAAGAGAATCGACAATTGGGCACGGAAGGCGAAAAAGGAATTGGTTTGGGGCTGGTCCTGTGCAAGCAGTTCATTGAGCAGCATGGTGGGCAAATCTGGGTCGAAAGTACACCGGGGCTAGGCACGGCAGTGTCCTTTACATTGCCTGTCGGCAATGGATAG
- a CDS encoding AAA family ATPase encodes MENSESLPDCSNVLTTLFFLFGPRGAGKTTWLKQVFDNALHLDLLDASLHLELSKDPHRLEAMTGELRDDDWVVLDEIQKNPALLDEVETRHALSLQGVLPGMNRGGCDMARSPTPRQTEPQNADQSAGRSPAPAR; translated from the coding sequence ATGGAAAATTCTGAGTCACTCCCAGATTGCTCAAACGTCCTGACCACTCTTTTTTTTCTTTTCGGCCCGAGAGGCGCCGGGAAGACTACCTGGCTCAAGCAGGTGTTCGACAATGCGCTTCACCTTGACCTGCTGGACGCATCCTTGCATTTGGAATTGTCCAAAGATCCGCATCGCCTTGAAGCAATGACCGGGGAGTTGCGTGATGATGATTGGGTTGTCCTGGATGAAATTCAGAAGAATCCGGCCTTGCTGGATGAAGTAGAGACAAGGCATGCCTTGTCTCTACAGGGTGTCCTTCCTGGGATGAATAGAGGCGGTTGCGACATGGCCCGGAGTCCTACTCCGCGGCAAACCGAGCCACAAAACGCGGATCAATCAGCCGGTCGTAGTCCGGCTCCCGCTCGATAA